CACGAAGCCGCCCGCGCCCAGCTCGCCGCAGGCGCTGAGATGCTGGCCGTCGAGCCGCTCTGGCAGCACTGCGTGCAGGCCGGCGTGGCCGGCCACAGCGGCACCACCCTGCACGCCGTCACCGACGCCGTCTCCTCGACCGGCCAGCCCACCGACGCCGTCTGGCCGTACAACAACACGCTCGGCGCCGGCACCGAACCGACCCCCGTCACCGCCGCCACCGCGAACTTCATGACCGTCGACGGGATCGAGGTCCCCCTCGTCCACGACGGCATCGAAGCCCCCATCGAAGCAGCCCTCGCCATCGGACTCCCAGTGGTCCTCGTCGTCGAGCTCACCGACCAGTTCGACCAACCCGCCGCCGACGGCGAGATCGATCTCCCACCGCTCACCGCGCCGGTCAGCGACTACCACGCAGTGCTCGCTGTCGGCGCCGCCACCAACCCTGCCGGCACGACCCGACGGCTGCTCATCCGCAACTCGTGGGGACCGGGCTGGGGAGCCGGCGGCTACGGCTGGCTGCCCTACGACTACCTCGTCGCCTTCGCCGTCCAGGCTGGCGTCGCCGACCCCAGCACCCTCGCAACCCGATGACCACGCTCGAACCGCAATCCGAGGACGAACCCATGGACCTGACCAGCTACCAGGAGCTGTCCGCCCGCACCGACATCCTCACCGCCGATGACCCGCTGATGCCGCTGCTCGGCCTCGCCGGCGAGGTCGGCCAGCTCATCGCCGAGTACAAGAAACGCCAACGCGACCGGCAGGGCTACCGGGCCTTCGAGGACGAGGTCAGCGAAGAGCTCGGCGACATCCTCTGGTACGCCGCAGCCTTGGCTCGCCACAACGGCCTCGACCTCGGCGAGATCGCCCGCGCCAACCTGGCCAAGACTCACGACCTGTTCCGCTCCGGCACCGAGCTCCCGGGCCAGGACCCCTTCGATGCGGGCCTACCCGATGGGCAGCGATTCCCCGACCAGCTCACGGTCACCCTCGTCGAGACGGAGGAGACCTCCAAGCACGGCGAACGCCTCCAACGGGTGCGGATGTACGCGGGCGACTCGCCCGTCGGCGACCCCCTCGACGACAACAGCGAACACGACGACGACTACCGCTACCACGACGTGTTCCACCTCGCGCACATGGCCGTGCTCGGCTGGTCGCCGGTCATGCGACGCCTGCTGGACCGCAAGCGATCGAACCAACCGTCGGTCGACCGGATCCAAGACGGCGGCCGCGCCGCCGCCATCGAAGAAGGCTTGACCGCGTACGTGTTCACGATGGCCGACGCCCACTCCTACTTCGCCAACCTGCAACACGTCCCGCCCAGCATCATCAAGACCTGCGCCAAGATGACCGCCCACCTCGAGGTCTCCGCTCGCTCTCTGGCCGACTGGCACCAGGCCGTGATCGCCGGCTACGACGCCTTCCGCAACGTGGTCGCTCACCGGGGCGGCACTCTCACGGCTGACCTGAACCGCCGCACCCTCACCTACGACGCACCGCCCCGCGGATCGGATCGCTAGACAGCCTCGAGCGCCGGGGCAATGGTGTTCGTCGGCAGACCCCACTTCGGCGGGAAGAACGGCTCGGGCAGCGCACCGAGGGGCCGAAAGGTCTGCTTGATGCGGGTGCGGCCGGCCACGCCCGCCACCTCGGGGTGGGCGACCCGGGCGTACTTGCTGATCTCGCAGAACAGGTTCTGCACATCGATCAGGTGCAGACGTCGCCCGAACAGCCCCGAGAACGCCAGCCCGAAGTGCTCGAACCAGCGGTCCTGGTCCTCGGTGAGCGCCCGGATCACCTCGGCCGCCCGGCGCAGGTTCATGCCCGGGAACACCTTCGACAACCCGTCGAGCGCACCGGGACCGGCGACGACGAACTCGTCCTCGTCGTGATCCACCACGGGGCTGTAGCAGAGGTCGATGGCCAGCTGATACGCGAGGAAGTCACCTAGTCCCGGCACGCAGTGCAACACCCCGAAGAGGTCCCGGAGATCGGCGGTCGACTCGATCCGCTCGGTGAGGCCGTCTTCGACGAGGTCGACGGCGAGCTGGAGGTGGCCGGCGTGCTTGGGGGCCGGCCAGCCGGGTCGCGGCGGGATGATGTAGGCGCTGGAGTAGATGCGGCGCCCCTCGGACCGGGCGCGCGCCAACACTCGGTCGGCGGCGACGGGATCGAACGATCCCAGCGACGGTGGCCCCACCTCACCGGCGAGCAGCTCCCAGGTGTCGATCTTGTTGAACAGCCGGAACAACACGACCCGGAAGACGACCTCGGCGACATCGTCGTCGGCGTCGCCGGCGTAGATCACGTCGCGGATGAGGTACTGGCTGACGCGGTCCGAGGCACGGAACGCGTTCGTGAACCGGTACTCGCCGAGGACCGGATCGTCGGTCCATGGTGCGGGCAGGCCGGCCAAGCGCCGTTGGTACATCGCGTGCCGCTCGGCCGCGAACCGCCAGAACGACTCGAACACCGGACTTGGGTCGGGAAGGCGGCTCATCTCACCGCAGTCTGGCGCCGGGCCCGA
This portion of the Actinomarinicola tropica genome encodes:
- a CDS encoding C1 family peptidase, yielding MTPHSTRRATSLALGPIDLRHLLPPGVRDQGPRPLCLPFTVSAVHEAARAQLAAGAEMLAVEPLWQHCVQAGVAGHSGTTLHAVTDAVSSTGQPTDAVWPYNNTLGAGTEPTPVTAATANFMTVDGIEVPLVHDGIEAPIEAALAIGLPVVLVVELTDQFDQPAADGEIDLPPLTAPVSDYHAVLAVGAATNPAGTTRRLLIRNSWGPGWGAGGYGWLPYDYLVAFAVQAGVADPSTLATR
- a CDS encoding nucleotide kinase domain-containing protein translates to MSRLPDPSPVFESFWRFAAERHAMYQRRLAGLPAPWTDDPVLGEYRFTNAFRASDRVSQYLIRDVIYAGDADDDVAEVVFRVVLFRLFNKIDTWELLAGEVGPPSLGSFDPVAADRVLARARSEGRRIYSSAYIIPPRPGWPAPKHAGHLQLAVDLVEDGLTERIESTADLRDLFGVLHCVPGLGDFLAYQLAIDLCYSPVVDHDEDEFVVAGPGALDGLSKVFPGMNLRRAAEVIRALTEDQDRWFEHFGLAFSGLFGRRLHLIDVQNLFCEISKYARVAHPEVAGVAGRTRIKQTFRPLGALPEPFFPPKWGLPTNTIAPALEAV
- a CDS encoding nucleoside triphosphate pyrophosphohydrolase family protein, encoding MTTLEPQSEDEPMDLTSYQELSARTDILTADDPLMPLLGLAGEVGQLIAEYKKRQRDRQGYRAFEDEVSEELGDILWYAAALARHNGLDLGEIARANLAKTHDLFRSGTELPGQDPFDAGLPDGQRFPDQLTVTLVETEETSKHGERLQRVRMYAGDSPVGDPLDDNSEHDDDYRYHDVFHLAHMAVLGWSPVMRRLLDRKRSNQPSVDRIQDGGRAAAIEEGLTAYVFTMADAHSYFANLQHVPPSIIKTCAKMTAHLEVSARSLADWHQAVIAGYDAFRNVVAHRGGTLTADLNRRTLTYDAPPRGSDR